Proteins from a genomic interval of Arachis hypogaea cultivar Tifrunner chromosome 10, arahy.Tifrunner.gnm2.J5K5, whole genome shotgun sequence:
- the LOC112714468 gene encoding putative FBD-associated F-box protein At5g56440 isoform X3 — MIIMVAATSILSSRWRDLWHSVPTVDLDDALFQDKEELFVRIAYAVMLSRDVTQPILNFRLKSEYPSCRQCDVELWLNTAIQREVKRIELHSQIIRLPIGILTCASLVVLKLTFLKVDRVLTVHLPALKTLYLIWVVFVKDEYLDMILSGCPNIEDLQINSSSFFGLEFSPRAITFRNLIHMKLSVYDCKWRLLVGLLNSCPLLQILVIRKEKKSASVLDRLNQRHTQTVPGCLSSHLRACTIKNFHGADVDIQFAIYILQNANVLKKMTICCSSSSRKEDRLEILKKISKVARVSTTCELLFE; from the coding sequence AATGGTTGCAGCAACAAGCATTCTCTCGAGCAGGTGGAGGGATCTGTGGCACTCAGTTCCCACAGTGGACCTCGATGACGCACTCTTCCAGGATAAGGAAGAACTGTTTGTTCGCATCGCCTACGCAGTTATGCTATCGCGAGATGTAACGCAACCCATTCTCAATTTCCGCCTCAAATCTGAGTATCCTTCATGTCGTCAATGTGATGTAGAATTGTGGCTCAACACCGCCATTCAGCGTGAAGTTAAGAGGATTGAGCTTCATTCTCAGATAATAAGGTTGCCGATTGGAATTCTCACATGTGCAAGCCTTGTTGTTCTCAAGTTGACATTCTTAAAAGTTGACCGTGTTTTAACAGTACACTTACCGGCTCTTAAAACTTTGTATTTGATTTGGGTTGTATTTGTAAAAGATGAATATCTTGATATGATTCTCTCAGGATGCCCAAATATTGAGGACTTGCAAATCAATAGTTCTTCTTTTTTTGGGCTAGAATTCAGTCCTCGTGCCATCACTTTCCGTAATCTAATTCACATGAAGCTCTCCGTGTATGATTGTAAATGGAGGTTGCTAGTTGGACTGCTCAACTCCTGTCCCTTGCTTCAAATTCTTGTCATCAGAAAGGAGAAGAAATCGGCAAGTGTATTGGATCGACTAAATCAGCGTCACACACAAACCGTTCCTGGATGCCTTTCATCGCACCTAAGAGCCTGCACTATAAAGAATTTTCATGGTGCTGATGTTGATATTCAATTTGCAATATATATTCTGCAGAATGCAAATGTGTTAAAGAAGATGACCATATGTTGCTCGAGTTCCTCAAGAAAAGAAGATAGgcttgaaattttaaaaaagatatccAAGGTTGCTAGGGTCTCGACAACTTGTGAACTCTTGTTTGAATGA
- the LOC112714468 gene encoding FBD-associated F-box protein At1g66310 isoform X2, whose amino-acid sequence MIMYDILRMVAATSILSSRWRDLWHSVPTVDLDDALFQDKEELFVRIAYAVMLSRDVTQPILNFRLKSEYPSCRQCDVELWLNTAIQREVKRIELHSQIIRLPIGILTCASLVVLKLTFLKVDRVLTVHLPALKTLYLIWVVFVKDEYLDMILSGCPNIEDLQINSSSFFGLEFSPRAITFRNLIHMKLSVYDCKWRLLVGLLNSCPLLQILVIRKEKKSASVLDRLNQRHTQTVPGCLSSHLRACTIKNFHGADVDIQFAIYILQNANVLKKMTICCSSSSRKEDRLEILKKISKELITHNKSQH is encoded by the coding sequence AATGGTTGCAGCAACAAGCATTCTCTCGAGCAGGTGGAGGGATCTGTGGCACTCAGTTCCCACAGTGGACCTCGATGACGCACTCTTCCAGGATAAGGAAGAACTGTTTGTTCGCATCGCCTACGCAGTTATGCTATCGCGAGATGTAACGCAACCCATTCTCAATTTCCGCCTCAAATCTGAGTATCCTTCATGTCGTCAATGTGATGTAGAATTGTGGCTCAACACCGCCATTCAGCGTGAAGTTAAGAGGATTGAGCTTCATTCTCAGATAATAAGGTTGCCGATTGGAATTCTCACATGTGCAAGCCTTGTTGTTCTCAAGTTGACATTCTTAAAAGTTGACCGTGTTTTAACAGTACACTTACCGGCTCTTAAAACTTTGTATTTGATTTGGGTTGTATTTGTAAAAGATGAATATCTTGATATGATTCTCTCAGGATGCCCAAATATTGAGGACTTGCAAATCAATAGTTCTTCTTTTTTTGGGCTAGAATTCAGTCCTCGTGCCATCACTTTCCGTAATCTAATTCACATGAAGCTCTCCGTGTATGATTGTAAATGGAGGTTGCTAGTTGGACTGCTCAACTCCTGTCCCTTGCTTCAAATTCTTGTCATCAGAAAGGAGAAGAAATCGGCAAGTGTATTGGATCGACTAAATCAGCGTCACACACAAACCGTTCCTGGATGCCTTTCATCGCACCTAAGAGCCTGCACTATAAAGAATTTTCATGGTGCTGATGTTGATATTCAATTTGCAATATATATTCTGCAGAATGCAAATGTGTTAAAGAAGATGACCATATGTTGCTCGAGTTCCTCAAGAAAAGAAGATAGgcttgaaattttaaaaaagatatccAAG
- the LOC112714468 gene encoding putative FBD-associated F-box protein At5g56440 isoform X1: protein MIMYDILRMVAATSILSSRWRDLWHSVPTVDLDDALFQDKEELFVRIAYAVMLSRDVTQPILNFRLKSEYPSCRQCDVELWLNTAIQREVKRIELHSQIIRLPIGILTCASLVVLKLTFLKVDRVLTVHLPALKTLYLIWVVFVKDEYLDMILSGCPNIEDLQINSSSFFGLEFSPRAITFRNLIHMKLSVYDCKWRLLVGLLNSCPLLQILVIRKEKKSASVLDRLNQRHTQTVPGCLSSHLRACTIKNFHGADVDIQFAIYILQNANVLKKMTICCSSSSRKEDRLEILKKISKVARVSTTCELLFE, encoded by the coding sequence AATGGTTGCAGCAACAAGCATTCTCTCGAGCAGGTGGAGGGATCTGTGGCACTCAGTTCCCACAGTGGACCTCGATGACGCACTCTTCCAGGATAAGGAAGAACTGTTTGTTCGCATCGCCTACGCAGTTATGCTATCGCGAGATGTAACGCAACCCATTCTCAATTTCCGCCTCAAATCTGAGTATCCTTCATGTCGTCAATGTGATGTAGAATTGTGGCTCAACACCGCCATTCAGCGTGAAGTTAAGAGGATTGAGCTTCATTCTCAGATAATAAGGTTGCCGATTGGAATTCTCACATGTGCAAGCCTTGTTGTTCTCAAGTTGACATTCTTAAAAGTTGACCGTGTTTTAACAGTACACTTACCGGCTCTTAAAACTTTGTATTTGATTTGGGTTGTATTTGTAAAAGATGAATATCTTGATATGATTCTCTCAGGATGCCCAAATATTGAGGACTTGCAAATCAATAGTTCTTCTTTTTTTGGGCTAGAATTCAGTCCTCGTGCCATCACTTTCCGTAATCTAATTCACATGAAGCTCTCCGTGTATGATTGTAAATGGAGGTTGCTAGTTGGACTGCTCAACTCCTGTCCCTTGCTTCAAATTCTTGTCATCAGAAAGGAGAAGAAATCGGCAAGTGTATTGGATCGACTAAATCAGCGTCACACACAAACCGTTCCTGGATGCCTTTCATCGCACCTAAGAGCCTGCACTATAAAGAATTTTCATGGTGCTGATGTTGATATTCAATTTGCAATATATATTCTGCAGAATGCAAATGTGTTAAAGAAGATGACCATATGTTGCTCGAGTTCCTCAAGAAAAGAAGATAGgcttgaaattttaaaaaagatatccAAGGTTGCTAGGGTCTCGACAACTTGTGAACTCTTGTTTGAATGA